A window of the Pseudobacteriovorax antillogorgiicola genome harbors these coding sequences:
- a CDS encoding RluA family pseudouridine synthase: MPPTKPKIDRSSGEFRPLGPPVKEDHVGLRADGYLSTHFPFYSRATWQKRMRNGLVIVDGRPIKASYRLSEGQIIQIYHPQVAEPDVDRDIYPLWKQGSVMAVYKPGNLPMHENGPYRKNTFAYFVKQDLGDQWAAVHRLDRETSGIVLCGSSLEVRHELSRSLADRVLEKEYLAIARGEPKKDAWVESGPIADLDSSEIRIKKWVLPHGLPSETHFKVLDTKGEYVLLRARPKTGRTNQIRIHAAYNGLPLVGDMLYHPDEDVFLEWFEHGRKTDRVIEQIGFRRCLLHAASLTFLHPETNQEVTVRCPMPEDMQKFWDTLPKN; encoded by the coding sequence ATGCCTCCCACAAAACCCAAAATAGATCGAAGCTCCGGTGAATTCAGACCCTTAGGTCCCCCTGTCAAAGAGGATCATGTGGGGCTTCGAGCTGACGGCTATCTTTCCACACATTTTCCATTTTATTCAAGGGCTACTTGGCAAAAGCGAATGCGGAATGGCCTGGTGATTGTGGATGGCAGACCTATAAAAGCGTCATATAGGCTTAGTGAGGGGCAGATTATCCAGATTTATCATCCTCAGGTAGCCGAACCCGATGTGGACCGGGATATTTATCCACTGTGGAAGCAAGGCTCGGTGATGGCTGTCTATAAACCCGGTAACTTGCCAATGCATGAGAATGGCCCCTACCGCAAAAATACCTTTGCCTACTTTGTGAAGCAAGACTTAGGCGACCAGTGGGCAGCTGTGCATCGCCTTGATCGCGAGACGAGCGGTATCGTGCTTTGTGGTTCAAGCCTTGAAGTTCGCCATGAACTCTCAAGGTCTCTAGCTGATCGGGTCTTAGAAAAGGAATATCTCGCCATTGCCCGAGGTGAGCCTAAGAAAGATGCCTGGGTGGAGTCTGGACCTATTGCTGATCTAGATAGCAGTGAGATTCGCATTAAAAAATGGGTTCTACCTCACGGCTTGCCTTCGGAAACTCACTTCAAAGTTCTCGATACCAAAGGTGAGTATGTCTTGCTTCGCGCCAGGCCAAAGACGGGGCGTACCAACCAGATTCGGATTCATGCCGCGTACAACGGTCTGCCACTGGTCGGTGATATGTTATATCATCCCGATGAAGATGTTTTTCTGGAGTGGTTTGAACACGGCCGCAAAACAGATCGCGTCATCGAGCAGATAGGCTTTCGTCGCTGCTTATTACACGCTGCATCCCTGACCTTCCTCCATCCTGAGACCAATCAGGAAGTCACTGTACGTTGCCCGATGCCTGAAGATATGCAAAAATTTTGGGATACTCTGCCTAAAAACTAA
- the smpB gene encoding SsrA-binding protein SmpB, producing MGIKIISKNRKAFHNFEIGEKLEAGIELQGTEVKALRATKVNLGEGWVDIDSGEAILKDCHIGHYEFGNRMNHDETRPRRLLLNKRELIKLSRSVNEKGFSIVPLKIYFKGRYIKVEIGLGKGKKHFDKRESSKKKDASREMARALKHKG from the coding sequence ATGGGAATTAAAATCATAAGCAAGAACCGTAAAGCTTTCCACAACTTCGAGATTGGCGAAAAACTCGAAGCCGGGATTGAATTACAGGGCACAGAAGTCAAAGCCCTCCGAGCGACAAAGGTCAATTTAGGAGAAGGCTGGGTTGATATCGACAGCGGTGAGGCGATTCTAAAAGATTGTCATATTGGGCACTACGAGTTCGGCAACCGCATGAATCACGATGAAACCAGACCCCGACGTTTGCTCCTTAATAAGCGAGAGCTTATTAAGCTTAGCCGTTCGGTAAATGAAAAGGGCTTTAGCATTGTTCCCCTAAAGATCTACTTTAAGGGGCGCTATATCAAAGTCGAAATCGGTCTTGGTAAAGGCAAGAAGCATTTTGATAAACGAGAGTCGTCGAAGAAGAAAGACGCCAGCCGAGAAATGGCTCGGGCTCTCAAGCACAAGGGCTAA
- a CDS encoding succinylglutamate desuccinylase/aspartoacylase family protein, with amino-acid sequence MSQRLEQEIQKFTSRLEQSSSEAFTVSKLCDYGYQLTPKKPKLTPPDGKSTALTLMAVTHGDEVAGIAILNKIVDLLLSDVIVLPYAINLALANPWGSRKNRRFVERDLNRSFGRSAMDTLEDKRAKDLEPLLKSTAYLVDFHQTIEPSHRPFFIFPYDERGFQFARHLAPDIPVVTHWGGGFSKDGACSDEFVNRHGGVGLTIELGQKGFNVFSEGVGVQVGLKAIDVVQSYLRQESLEANEEEAEIYTWAEVIPYPEGEAALDEGWYNFQWVDEGQRLGFVNGDDLKASQSGPILFPKYIRESSGGVRPKEICRIMKRVTAEQLGKD; translated from the coding sequence ATGAGTCAAAGATTAGAGCAGGAAATTCAAAAATTTACATCGAGACTAGAACAAAGTAGCAGCGAAGCATTTACCGTATCTAAGCTATGCGATTATGGCTATCAATTGACTCCGAAAAAACCGAAATTGACACCGCCAGATGGAAAGAGTACAGCCCTTACCCTGATGGCAGTCACCCATGGTGACGAGGTAGCAGGAATTGCTATTCTTAATAAGATCGTGGACTTGCTGTTGTCTGATGTGATCGTCTTACCCTATGCCATCAACCTAGCTCTGGCGAACCCGTGGGGTTCTCGCAAAAATCGCCGCTTTGTTGAGAGAGATCTCAATCGATCCTTTGGCCGAAGTGCAATGGATACTCTAGAAGATAAACGGGCAAAGGACTTGGAGCCGCTTCTGAAATCCACAGCATACCTCGTCGATTTCCATCAGACCATCGAACCAAGCCATCGGCCGTTCTTTATCTTTCCCTATGATGAACGTGGCTTTCAATTCGCCCGACATCTAGCGCCGGATATTCCTGTTGTCACCCATTGGGGAGGAGGCTTTTCAAAGGATGGAGCTTGCTCCGATGAGTTTGTGAATCGTCATGGTGGAGTTGGACTAACCATCGAGTTGGGGCAGAAGGGCTTCAATGTATTTTCCGAAGGCGTGGGGGTTCAAGTGGGGCTTAAGGCTATTGATGTGGTGCAGTCCTACCTTCGACAAGAGTCGCTGGAAGCAAACGAAGAAGAGGCTGAAATCTATACCTGGGCTGAAGTCATTCCTTACCCTGAAGGTGAAGCAGCTCTCGATGAAGGATGGTATAATTTTCAGTGGGTGGATGAGGGCCAGCGGCTTGGTTTCGTCAATGGTGATGATCTGAAGGCTTCACAAAGTGGCCCCATTTTATTTCCAAAATACATCCGAGAAAGTTCAGGTGGAGTTCGTCCAAAAGAGATTTGTCGGATCATGAAGCGTGTGACTGCCGAGCAGCTTGGTAAGGACTAA
- a CDS encoding tetratricopeptide repeat protein, whose protein sequence is MSDNLPNKILIIDSDKSIGQGMKLPLERHQIKVDVADTAESALYLFNQNIYPVVIIELAFEELPGLVFAQKWRQHESRERRCVGLIMAAGNRNDREPEEAKLKQELEGIELIYKPFNAIQILPILQRAYNVRQRNMKIDELGYSIIRIGQKRDRVDKAVGMVKKNLKELGNHGIRLMMDIYEQHGMWEECLAVVDSILQRFPQNIALMNAKGRILLKLGKAKESLMILEKCDSLAPNNIERIDQMSIAYLDVNDPDRGVTKMKQLIHFNPDNPDLKFHMLSRLYERGFDLQAQALCHETASPMEVVRYYNNRGVALSKSGQVDEAILEYERALKLYPKFKENYRIFYNIALAHISKKKRSHHEYALEYLNRALALRPNFDKAKRTKDTVTDQLSKKRKGKTNPKAS, encoded by the coding sequence TTGTCAGATAACTTACCCAACAAAATCCTTATTATTGATAGTGATAAGTCTATTGGTCAAGGGATGAAGCTGCCGTTAGAACGCCATCAGATCAAAGTTGATGTGGCTGACACCGCGGAATCTGCACTCTATTTGTTTAACCAAAACATTTATCCGGTAGTAATTATCGAGCTAGCTTTTGAAGAGTTGCCGGGTTTGGTATTTGCTCAAAAATGGCGCCAACATGAGAGTCGTGAGCGTCGCTGCGTGGGCCTGATTATGGCAGCCGGTAACCGCAACGATCGCGAGCCAGAGGAAGCCAAGCTCAAGCAAGAACTTGAGGGCATCGAACTTATCTACAAGCCCTTCAATGCCATTCAAATTCTACCCATTCTTCAGCGAGCCTACAATGTCCGTCAGCGCAATATGAAAATCGATGAGCTTGGGTATAGCATAATAAGGATCGGCCAGAAACGTGATCGAGTAGACAAAGCCGTTGGCATGGTTAAAAAGAACCTCAAAGAGCTTGGTAACCATGGGATTCGCCTCATGATGGATATCTATGAGCAGCATGGAATGTGGGAGGAGTGCTTAGCGGTTGTCGATTCTATATTGCAAAGATTTCCCCAAAACATCGCTTTGATGAATGCGAAGGGGCGTATTCTTCTCAAGCTAGGCAAAGCTAAAGAGTCGCTGATGATCTTGGAAAAGTGTGATTCTTTGGCTCCGAATAATATTGAGCGTATTGATCAAATGAGTATCGCCTATCTGGACGTCAACGATCCCGATCGAGGCGTTACAAAGATGAAGCAGCTCATTCACTTCAATCCGGATAATCCAGACCTGAAGTTCCACATGCTAAGTCGCTTGTACGAAAGGGGCTTCGATTTGCAAGCGCAGGCTCTTTGTCACGAAACGGCATCGCCTATGGAAGTGGTGCGCTACTACAACAATCGAGGGGTGGCTTTATCTAAGTCTGGTCAGGTGGATGAGGCGATCCTAGAGTACGAACGAGCTCTAAAGCTCTACCCGAAGTTCAAAGAAAACTATCGTATTTTCTATAATATAGCATTAGCACATATCAGCAAAAAAAAGCGCAGCCACCATGAATATGCCCTTGAGTACCTGAACCGGGCATTGGCACTGCGTCCCAACTTTGACAAGGCAAAGCGAACCAAAGACACAGTTACCGATCAGTTGTCTAAGAAGCGTAAGGGAAAAACCAATCCCAAAGCCTCCTAG
- a CDS encoding 6-phosphofructokinase has protein sequence MKVGICTGGGDCPGLNSIIRAVVRHAAQFENVELWGIKDSFNGLMSEPYGVRKLDCETVSGILMKGGTILGTTNAGNPFSLKNPGGGDPEDKSQKVIKAYQELNLDGVIVIGGDGTQGIAYELAKLGMNIVGVPKTIDNDLASTDQTVGFDTAVEVAAEAIARLQTTAESHERAMVLEVMGRNAGHIALHSGIASGAHVILLPEIPFSYEAIIQKLDERKQRGKHHSVIVVAEGAYPKGGEESFKVSSGRKNLGGVGHMVAEELFQRTNIETRVTVLGHIQRGGVPSHVDRALGTAYGVKAMDLVMEKKFGTIIALKGGRLTEIDYQDVAGKFRPVPADDLYLQAAKGVGICLGQ, from the coding sequence GTGAAAGTAGGAATTTGCACCGGTGGCGGCGACTGCCCCGGACTTAATAGCATCATTCGTGCAGTGGTTCGTCATGCTGCACAATTCGAAAACGTCGAACTCTGGGGCATCAAAGACAGCTTCAATGGCCTGATGTCTGAGCCTTATGGCGTGCGAAAGCTGGACTGCGAAACCGTATCGGGAATCCTCATGAAAGGGGGCACGATCCTTGGTACTACCAACGCTGGCAATCCGTTTAGCCTTAAGAACCCCGGTGGGGGAGACCCTGAAGACAAAAGCCAGAAGGTCATCAAAGCTTATCAAGAGCTGAATCTAGACGGTGTGATCGTAATTGGTGGCGATGGCACTCAAGGGATCGCTTATGAACTAGCGAAGCTGGGTATGAATATCGTGGGTGTCCCCAAAACGATCGACAATGACTTAGCATCTACCGATCAAACTGTCGGCTTCGACACAGCAGTCGAGGTGGCAGCAGAAGCCATTGCTAGACTACAAACCACTGCAGAATCTCACGAGAGAGCTATGGTTCTAGAGGTAATGGGGAGAAATGCCGGCCATATCGCACTGCATTCAGGAATCGCTTCAGGAGCGCACGTTATTTTGCTCCCCGAAATCCCATTCTCCTACGAGGCTATCATCCAAAAGCTGGACGAACGCAAGCAACGGGGAAAACACCACTCGGTGATCGTTGTCGCTGAAGGGGCGTATCCGAAAGGGGGAGAGGAGTCGTTCAAGGTATCATCTGGCCGAAAAAATCTGGGCGGGGTAGGTCATATGGTCGCCGAAGAACTGTTCCAGCGGACTAATATTGAAACCCGTGTGACTGTCCTAGGGCATATTCAGCGTGGTGGGGTTCCGTCTCATGTGGATCGGGCTTTGGGAACCGCTTATGGCGTTAAGGCTATGGATCTGGTGATGGAGAAAAAATTTGGTACGATCATCGCCCTTAAAGGGGGCCGACTAACAGAAATTGACTATCAAGATGTAGCGGGGAAATTTCGACCTGTCCCGGCAGATGACCTTTACCTACAAGCTGCGAAGGGCGTTGGTATCTGCCTAGGTCAATAA
- a CDS encoding GNAT family N-acetyltransferase has translation MQAPENLDFYIETIKPDDVPAMIDMIRDTLDPFEEAGSVLAATYRRLNNFEQVYDGKHGIYFVVKDRSNHKLVGGAGFGPFAGLPPAEKIGEIRELVISPVYRGKGAGKAIIGQCVTHAKKAGYSRIYLETTPKMEHAQNLFRRFKFKPVTHKLEQHEEGETVPCYFMLEALDEA, from the coding sequence ATGCAAGCACCAGAAAACCTTGATTTTTATATAGAAACGATCAAACCAGATGATGTTCCGGCAATGATCGATATGATTCGTGATACCCTCGACCCTTTTGAAGAAGCCGGATCGGTTCTAGCCGCGACCTACCGTCGCTTGAACAACTTCGAACAGGTTTACGATGGAAAACACGGGATCTATTTCGTCGTGAAGGATCGCTCCAATCATAAATTGGTAGGGGGCGCCGGGTTTGGACCGTTTGCTGGCCTGCCACCAGCTGAAAAAATTGGAGAAATTAGAGAGTTAGTGATTAGCCCTGTGTATCGCGGCAAGGGTGCTGGAAAGGCGATTATCGGCCAGTGTGTAACACATGCCAAAAAAGCTGGTTATAGCCGTATTTATTTAGAAACCACCCCTAAGATGGAGCATGCTCAGAACTTGTTTCGGCGATTCAAGTTCAAGCCCGTTACCCACAAGCTCGAACAGCACGAAGAAGGGGAAACCGTCCCCTGCTACTTCATGCTTGAGGCACTTGATGAGGCTTAG
- a CDS encoding outer membrane beta-barrel protein has protein sequence MRTLILSTGLTLAISQNAISEPVDKNFPGPYVGAGFMFGQASKADGDSSAGAAFGLGLDVGYIIKRDTWNRIELGVELGTANLSFESDNTDFDVEAMPQVLFKAGYGYSLGDHVFGIFRAGVGMASGELEASVNGRTLSTDATAMIGMIGWDVVYPANERLDFVAGLNLRTYAVNPDSATGIDSESFQLNVPAIYGQVRYRL, from the coding sequence ATGAGGACTTTGATACTTTCTACCGGTCTGACACTTGCAATAAGTCAAAATGCTATATCTGAGCCTGTGGATAAAAACTTCCCAGGTCCATATGTCGGAGCAGGGTTTATGTTCGGTCAGGCTTCGAAAGCTGATGGCGACAGCTCTGCAGGTGCAGCTTTCGGTCTTGGACTCGATGTGGGCTACATTATTAAAAGAGATACATGGAATCGGATTGAGCTTGGAGTCGAGCTAGGGACCGCCAATTTAAGCTTTGAATCCGACAACACCGACTTTGATGTTGAAGCAATGCCGCAAGTTTTATTCAAAGCAGGCTACGGCTACTCCCTTGGTGACCATGTTTTCGGTATCTTCCGAGCTGGTGTGGGTATGGCCAGTGGAGAGTTAGAGGCATCGGTTAATGGGAGAACTTTATCGACTGATGCTACAGCGATGATCGGCATGATCGGCTGGGATGTGGTCTACCCTGCCAATGAGCGTCTTGATTTTGTTGCCGGTTTGAATCTGAGAACGTATGCGGTCAATCCTGATAGTGCCACAGGGATCGATTCAGAAAGCTTCCAGCTTAACGTTCCCGCCATATACGGACAGGTTAGATACCGTCTCTAA
- a CDS encoding phosphopantothenoylcysteine decarboxylase, giving the protein MASSDLTVERISDALLGKHIDVIVSGSIGAVESTRFVRSLRRLGARVTPWLTEGAKQFTTNTALSWASAEKVVESFSGDASHIGLADACVIAPASANIIAKIARGITDTPASALVASYLGQGKPVMFIPNMHESLSHSPFVKSNTEKIEAYCTKLQPRMEEGKLKFPEPAVLADQIAHSLNSVAGMFPAMVAMGTTRGYIDDVRYISNYSSGALGSKIAEELYRQGLTTYVVAGPSPIRPKAYSKLIEVDTNDSLERTSLQLVEEEKAAVVFASSVLDFIPDQKQDGKIKSSEDLQVSFVKTDKIIAKLKPEHGIKVGFKLEADLDEAKAKAIATDYMEKYSLSLMVLNSLKEVTATAHKAYIVSRNDKGDLQWTQKDGKQQIAAMIAKHIKLASLN; this is encoded by the coding sequence ATGGCAAGTTCCGACCTTACGGTTGAGCGCATATCTGATGCGCTTCTCGGGAAGCACATAGATGTGATTGTCTCTGGTTCTATCGGAGCCGTCGAAAGTACCCGCTTTGTTCGCAGCCTCCGTCGTTTGGGGGCTCGCGTCACACCTTGGCTCACCGAAGGCGCTAAGCAATTTACCACCAATACAGCACTTTCCTGGGCTTCTGCAGAAAAAGTCGTCGAATCCTTCTCAGGTGACGCATCCCATATCGGCTTGGCGGACGCCTGTGTTATCGCACCAGCCTCTGCAAATATCATAGCTAAGATTGCCCGTGGTATCACCGATACTCCTGCATCAGCACTTGTGGCCTCCTATTTGGGTCAGGGTAAACCTGTCATGTTTATCCCAAACATGCACGAAAGCCTCTCGCACTCACCTTTTGTCAAATCGAATACCGAAAAGATCGAAGCTTACTGCACCAAACTCCAGCCGCGCATGGAAGAGGGTAAGCTTAAGTTTCCCGAACCGGCTGTCTTAGCTGATCAGATCGCCCATTCATTAAACTCCGTCGCAGGCATGTTCCCAGCGATGGTGGCAATGGGCACAACACGGGGCTATATCGATGATGTTCGCTATATCTCTAACTATTCATCGGGAGCCCTCGGCTCCAAAATCGCTGAAGAGCTATATCGTCAAGGCCTTACCACCTATGTTGTAGCTGGGCCTAGTCCGATTCGCCCTAAAGCTTATTCAAAATTGATAGAAGTGGATACCAACGACAGCTTAGAACGCACCTCCCTACAGCTTGTGGAGGAGGAAAAAGCCGCCGTTGTATTCGCATCTTCTGTCTTGGACTTTATTCCTGATCAGAAGCAAGATGGCAAAATTAAGTCTTCTGAAGATCTGCAGGTGTCCTTTGTCAAAACAGACAAAATCATTGCGAAACTAAAGCCTGAGCACGGCATCAAGGTTGGCTTTAAATTGGAAGCTGACTTGGATGAGGCCAAGGCCAAAGCTATCGCAACTGATTATATGGAAAAGTACTCGTTAAGCCTCATGGTTTTGAACTCGTTAAAAGAGGTCACGGCTACTGCTCACAAGGCTTATATAGTGTCTAGGAATGACAAAGGCGATCTGCAATGGACCCAGAAAGATGGGAAACAGCAAATCGCCGCAATGATTGCCAAGCATATTAAGCTTGCTAGCCTCAACTAG
- a CDS encoding flagellar hook protein FlgE — protein sequence MPITQALYTGVTGLSVMSDTMSVVANNLANANAKGFKYDRAEFDDLLSMDLGTSTGQAQIGRGARLSDVRTIHTQGGLSITDRLTDLAVQGNGFFIVRNPLGEKQEAGGMFYTRVGAFNFDKDGYLSDKTGGRLQGYMADEKGRLSPKLDDVRIVTNNLPPVSTSVVKMNVNLDSRDEVIEEEFDIQDPQGTSNFVNSMNIFDSHGTKHAMTTYFRRVEDDEGISYEWFATADSKEVTDADDDAKIKVIGRGKVQFNAAGVLLAEETTEFDANFTKGALPNQYIEIDFGNNIGEEEGNGVGASTAVAADAVTVFHSQNGYEAGNIKSLKIDLDGKIKGYYTNGVEKLLASFALSTFENVDGLMKAGRNQFFATVESGAPRTGVPQSGVRGSIYASTLEESNVDMAQQFVEMIRTQRGFQANSRSITTTDTMIEEVVNMKR from the coding sequence ATGCCGATTACTCAAGCGCTTTACACCGGTGTTACAGGGCTTTCAGTCATGTCAGACACCATGTCGGTGGTAGCCAACAACTTGGCAAACGCCAACGCAAAGGGCTTCAAGTATGACCGTGCAGAGTTTGATGATCTTCTTTCAATGGACTTAGGAACCTCAACGGGTCAAGCGCAGATTGGTCGTGGTGCTCGACTCTCCGATGTAAGAACCATTCATACCCAGGGTGGCCTTTCCATTACTGATCGCCTCACAGACTTAGCGGTTCAGGGGAATGGCTTTTTTATAGTGCGAAACCCCCTCGGTGAAAAGCAGGAAGCCGGTGGTATGTTCTATACCCGGGTAGGTGCTTTCAACTTTGACAAGGATGGCTATCTTTCGGATAAAACAGGTGGCCGCCTCCAAGGCTATATGGCTGATGAGAAAGGGAGGCTGTCGCCGAAGCTAGACGACGTCCGAATCGTCACTAATAACCTTCCACCCGTATCTACCAGTGTGGTGAAGATGAATGTGAATCTGGACTCCCGTGATGAGGTCATTGAGGAAGAGTTTGATATCCAAGATCCCCAAGGTACATCCAACTTCGTGAATAGTATGAATATCTTCGATAGTCACGGTACCAAGCATGCGATGACCACCTACTTCCGACGAGTAGAGGATGATGAGGGCATTAGCTACGAATGGTTTGCTACGGCAGACTCTAAGGAGGTCACCGATGCAGACGACGATGCCAAGATTAAAGTGATCGGCCGGGGGAAGGTGCAGTTTAATGCTGCTGGAGTGCTGCTAGCAGAAGAAACCACTGAGTTCGACGCAAATTTCACGAAAGGTGCGTTACCGAACCAGTATATAGAGATTGACTTTGGTAACAACATTGGGGAAGAGGAAGGCAACGGAGTAGGTGCCTCCACCGCGGTCGCTGCTGATGCAGTTACGGTGTTCCACAGTCAAAACGGTTACGAGGCTGGTAACATAAAATCCCTTAAAATCGACCTCGATGGCAAAATCAAGGGCTACTATACCAATGGAGTAGAGAAGCTTCTAGCCTCATTTGCTCTATCAACCTTTGAGAATGTTGACGGTTTGATGAAAGCCGGGCGAAATCAGTTCTTTGCGACTGTGGAATCAGGTGCGCCGCGAACTGGAGTGCCTCAGTCAGGTGTTCGAGGATCTATCTACGCCTCAACACTTGAGGAGTCGAATGTGGACATGGCTCAGCAGTTTGTTGAAATGATTCGAACCCAGAGGGGCTTCCAAGCCAACTCACGTTCGATCACAACGACCGATACGATGATTGAAGAAGTAGTAAACATGAAGCGATAA
- the fliS gene encoding flagellar export chaperone FliS → MNNPYSNYQKTQVTTASQEKILLMLYEGAIRFVKHADKAMEENNLADKGRYISKATAILSELMATLDFKVGGQLATDLENLYVFMIDKLIDGNINNDRESLAIVEKLLKTLYTAWKDVIENPRADGVPSPKLQPQEYQSFVSEKGHEATKPGQGQKSELGKKISA, encoded by the coding sequence GTGAATAATCCTTATAGTAATTACCAAAAGACCCAGGTAACTACTGCTAGCCAGGAGAAGATCTTACTTATGCTCTATGAGGGAGCAATTCGCTTTGTTAAACACGCTGACAAGGCCATGGAAGAGAATAATCTTGCTGACAAAGGCCGCTACATATCCAAAGCCACAGCCATCCTTTCTGAGCTTATGGCGACACTCGACTTTAAAGTGGGTGGCCAACTCGCAACAGACTTAGAAAATCTCTATGTTTTTATGATTGATAAGCTTATCGATGGCAACATCAACAACGATCGTGAGTCTTTGGCTATTGTAGAGAAGTTACTCAAAACTCTCTACACCGCTTGGAAAGATGTGATCGAGAACCCAAGGGCTGACGGGGTACCGTCACCTAAATTACAACCTCAAGAGTATCAGAGTTTCGTCAGTGAGAAAGGTCATGAAGCAACTAAACCTGGTCAGGGCCAGAAATCTGAATTGGGCAAAAAGATATCAGCTTAG
- the fliD gene encoding flagellar filament capping protein FliD has protein sequence MGIRLPGATTGLFDPNIVKQLIEVEKLPIDAAKRRRETIVAEKDEFAQVRDLVNGLDTTLNSLKNRTDFYKLKVESSHPDIIDGLVEGVALTGTYEFEVRGLAKAEKELAYGFPDKNETPVGFGFMLIEREDMDDFEVIIEPGSTLQDVATQINDAEAGVKAMVINTKYKPDPYRLLVVSEQSGNEAKVKIDEDTTFLEFKEQVRGRNLDVLFEDVPVTDEDNNLEELVDNVVFNVKRAEPGTRVQVNIVHDIEKTLESIVGFIEKYNELATFINDQYIIDADTNKAGILAGDSSTRTVMRRVQSAVGGSVSTGGKWNTLSQIGITTDPKTGRLDMNEAKVKQSLAEDYDSVADLFIQQRGSLGVAARMAEAIKGLRDPQGGVLKTKLRTMDAIIANQDKEIELKERALEKKTESIKRRFTALEGQLSGLKAQGDFLAQRFGQQDKGDKK, from the coding sequence ATGGGTATTAGACTTCCAGGTGCTACCACCGGCTTGTTCGATCCCAATATCGTCAAGCAGCTTATCGAAGTGGAAAAGCTTCCGATTGACGCTGCTAAACGACGTCGCGAGACGATTGTTGCCGAAAAAGATGAGTTTGCCCAAGTTCGAGATTTAGTGAATGGTCTCGATACTACCCTAAATTCCCTCAAAAACAGGACTGATTTCTATAAATTGAAGGTCGAATCATCTCATCCAGACATCATTGATGGACTGGTAGAAGGTGTGGCATTGACCGGCACCTATGAGTTTGAAGTTCGAGGCCTTGCGAAGGCAGAGAAGGAACTTGCCTACGGCTTTCCTGATAAAAATGAGACTCCAGTTGGTTTTGGTTTCATGTTGATCGAGCGGGAAGATATGGATGATTTTGAAGTCATCATCGAGCCCGGCTCTACGTTGCAGGATGTGGCGACCCAAATCAACGACGCCGAGGCTGGTGTTAAGGCGATGGTTATCAACACCAAATACAAGCCCGATCCCTACCGCTTGCTGGTGGTGAGTGAACAATCTGGTAACGAAGCCAAGGTCAAGATTGACGAGGATACCACCTTTCTAGAGTTTAAAGAGCAGGTTCGTGGGCGGAACCTTGATGTATTGTTTGAAGATGTTCCTGTCACCGATGAAGACAATAATCTAGAGGAATTGGTCGATAACGTCGTTTTCAATGTGAAGCGTGCTGAGCCTGGCACCCGTGTTCAAGTCAATATCGTTCATGACATCGAGAAAACCCTGGAATCTATCGTTGGGTTCATTGAAAAGTATAACGAACTAGCCACCTTTATCAACGATCAGTACATCATCGATGCGGATACCAATAAGGCTGGAATTCTCGCCGGTGATAGCAGCACTAGAACCGTGATGAGACGCGTGCAAAGTGCGGTTGGTGGTTCGGTAAGCACTGGTGGAAAGTGGAATACTCTTAGTCAGATAGGTATCACAACCGACCCCAAAACCGGTCGCCTTGATATGAACGAAGCTAAAGTCAAGCAATCCCTTGCCGAAGACTATGATAGTGTTGCCGATCTTTTTATTCAGCAACGAGGCTCATTGGGTGTTGCCGCGCGCATGGCAGAGGCAATCAAGGGGCTTCGCGATCCTCAAGGCGGTGTTCTCAAAACTAAGCTGAGAACCATGGATGCTATCATCGCCAATCAGGATAAGGAAATTGAATTGAAAGAGAGGGCACTAGAGAAGAAAACCGAGTCGATCAAACGTCGATTCACAGCCCTCGAAGGTCAGTTGTCAGGACTCAAGGCACAGGGAGACTTCCTTGCTCAGCGTTTTGGCCAACAAGATAAGGGGGACAAAAAGTAA